A genomic region of Xanthomonas campestris pv. phormiicola contains the following coding sequences:
- a CDS encoding prolyl oligopeptidase family serine peptidase, which produces MVMPYRWVLSLALASVLPFTAAAADSGYRQPPEPLLGVMRAPLNPSPRLDPTGKTLLLVERTRYPPIARVAEPYLKLAGVRVEPRSHSRHDMSNGYGIRACLEGFSLVDVASGKQTAVTLPAGACPALPVWSPDGRRFAFNNTAADRVELWLGDVATGNVRRIDGVQLNPVLGGEIQWLGGSDTLLLKTVPQDLGAAPRKAAVPPGPEVKETIQGKGESSTYEARDTLSSPEDEALFAYYATSQLLTVDAASGKQRKVGAPAVYTAVDGAPDGRHVRVERLKRPYSYVTTYARFAHDVAVLDLSNGGERVLADLPVADRVPVQGVPTGPRAYSWRANQPATLVWAEALDGGDWKANVPARDKLLTLAAPFTGKPRELARVTQRYAGLSWFAQGGQALLDDYDENRHWRRTTLLDADRPGTPGRVLFDLSTDDLYADPGTPELHVLANGEAVLREDRGALFLSGQGATPAGDRAFLDRYALASGKTERLFRSDASVDEVFAGFAGDDTTRLLTWRQSPTDPPNVYLRTLGLAQPGAAAGEAVYASSIVPVTRFPDPTPLVRQIKKRLVTYKRKDGVELSFTLYTPPGYKEGTRVPAILYAYPLDYADPSKAGQVSGANERDFTRLSSYQLLLLAGYAIIDDTAFPIVGDPRTAYDTYLQQLVDNATAAVDKAVELGVVDRQRIGVTGHSHGALMAANLLAHTDLFRAGVATSGSYNKTLTPFGFQNERRSFWAAPEVYAQASAFFHADKINEPLLIVHGMDDANPGTETTQAPRLFQAIRGNGGTARLVLLPFEPHWYTARESNEDVVAEMLEWFDRYVKNAPPRAAAEAKAAAQKR; this is translated from the coding sequence ATGGTCATGCCGTACCGGTGGGTCTTGTCGCTGGCGCTCGCCAGCGTGTTGCCGTTCACCGCCGCCGCCGCGGACAGCGGCTACCGGCAGCCGCCGGAGCCGCTGCTGGGGGTGATGCGCGCGCCGCTCAATCCGTCGCCGCGCTTGGATCCCACGGGCAAGACGCTGCTGCTGGTGGAGCGCACCCGGTATCCGCCGATCGCGCGCGTCGCCGAGCCGTACCTGAAGCTGGCCGGGGTGCGCGTGGAGCCGCGCAGCCACAGCCGCCACGACATGTCCAATGGCTACGGCATCCGCGCCTGCCTGGAAGGTTTCAGCCTGGTCGACGTGGCCAGCGGCAAGCAGACCGCGGTGACCCTGCCGGCCGGCGCCTGTCCGGCGCTGCCGGTGTGGTCGCCGGACGGTCGCCGTTTTGCCTTCAACAACACCGCCGCCGACCGCGTCGAACTGTGGCTGGGCGACGTCGCCACCGGCAATGTGCGCCGCATCGACGGCGTGCAGCTCAACCCGGTGCTGGGCGGCGAGATCCAGTGGCTGGGTGGCAGCGACACGCTGCTGCTGAAGACCGTGCCGCAGGACCTGGGCGCCGCGCCGCGCAAGGCCGCGGTGCCGCCGGGGCCGGAGGTCAAGGAAACCATCCAGGGCAAGGGCGAGAGCAGCACCTACGAGGCGCGCGACACGCTGTCCAGTCCCGAGGACGAGGCGCTGTTCGCGTACTACGCCACCTCGCAACTGCTCACCGTCGATGCGGCCAGCGGCAAGCAGCGCAAGGTCGGCGCGCCGGCGGTCTATACCGCGGTGGATGGCGCGCCCGATGGCCGCCATGTGCGCGTGGAGCGGCTCAAGCGGCCGTATTCCTACGTCACCACCTATGCGCGTTTCGCCCACGATGTGGCGGTGCTCGATCTGTCCAATGGCGGCGAGCGCGTGCTGGCCGATCTGCCGGTCGCCGACCGGGTGCCGGTGCAGGGTGTGCCGACCGGTCCGCGCGCCTACTCCTGGCGGGCCAACCAGCCGGCCACGCTGGTCTGGGCCGAAGCGTTGGACGGCGGCGATTGGAAGGCCAACGTGCCGGCGCGCGACAAGCTGTTGACCCTGGCGGCGCCGTTCACCGGCAAGCCGCGCGAACTGGCGCGGGTGACCCAGCGCTACGCCGGGCTGTCCTGGTTCGCCCAGGGCGGGCAGGCGCTGCTGGACGACTACGACGAGAACCGCCACTGGCGGCGCACCACGCTGCTGGACGCCGACCGTCCCGGCACGCCCGGACGCGTGCTGTTCGATCTGTCCACCGACGATCTGTATGCCGATCCCGGCACCCCGGAACTGCATGTGCTGGCCAATGGCGAAGCGGTGTTGCGCGAGGACCGCGGTGCGCTGTTCCTGAGCGGGCAGGGCGCCACGCCCGCCGGCGACCGCGCCTTCCTCGACCGCTACGCGCTGGCCAGCGGCAAGACCGAGCGCCTGTTCCGCAGCGATGCCAGCGTCGACGAGGTGTTCGCCGGGTTCGCCGGCGACGACACCACCCGGCTGCTGACCTGGCGCCAGTCGCCGACCGATCCGCCGAACGTGTATCTGCGCACGCTGGGCCTGGCGCAGCCTGGCGCGGCGGCGGGCGAGGCGGTCTACGCATCGAGCATCGTGCCGGTCACCCGCTTCCCCGATCCGACGCCGCTGGTGCGGCAGATCAAGAAGCGCCTGGTGACCTACAAGCGCAAGGATGGCGTGGAGCTGTCGTTCACCCTGTACACGCCGCCCGGCTACAAGGAAGGCACGCGGGTGCCGGCGATCCTGTACGCCTATCCGCTCGACTACGCCGACCCGTCCAAGGCCGGCCAGGTCAGCGGCGCCAACGAGCGCGACTTCACCCGCCTGAGTTCCTACCAGCTGCTGTTGCTGGCCGGCTACGCGATCATCGACGACACCGCGTTCCCGATCGTCGGCGATCCCAGGACCGCCTACGACACCTATCTGCAGCAACTGGTGGACAACGCCACCGCCGCGGTGGACAAGGCGGTGGAACTGGGCGTGGTCGACCGGCAGCGGATCGGCGTCACCGGGCACAGCCACGGCGCGCTGATGGCGGCCAACCTGCTCGCGCATACCGACCTGTTCCGTGCCGGCGTGGCGACCAGCGGCAGCTACAACAAGACCCTCACGCCGTTCGGCTTCCAGAACGAGCGGCGCTCGTTCTGGGCCGCGCCGGAGGTCTACGCGCAGGCCTCGGCGTTCTTCCATGCCGACAAGATCAACGAGCCGCTGCTGATCGTGCACGGCATGGACGACGCCAATCCCGGCACCGAAACCACCCAGGCGCCGCGCCTGTTCCAGGCGATCCGCGGCAACGGCGGCACCGCGCGGCTGGTGCTGCTGCCGTTCGAGCCGCACTGGTACACGGCGCGCGAGTCCAACGAGGACGTCGTGGCCGAGATGCTGGAGTGGTTCGACCGCTACGTGAAGAATGCGCCGCCGCGTGCGGCTGCGGAGGCGAAAGCGGCAGCGCAGAAGCGGTAG
- a CDS encoding malate dehydrogenase, which yields MKTPVRVAVTGAAGQIGYALLFRIASGEMLGKDQPVILQMLELPMEKAQAALKGVMMELEDCAFPLLAGMVGTDDAEVAFKDADVALLVGARPRGPGMERKDLLLENAKIFTAQGAALNKVASRNVKVLVVGNPANTNAYIAMKSAPDLNPKNFTAMLRLDHNRALSQLAGKLGKPVGGIEKLVVWGNHSPTMYPDYRFATVEGASIAEAINDQEWNAGTFIPTVGKRGAAIIEARGSSSAASAANAAIDHVRDWVLGSNGKWVTMGVPSDGSYGTPEGVMFGFAVTTENGEYTLVKDLPIDDFSQKYIDKTLAELEEERSGVAHLLG from the coding sequence ATGAAGACACCCGTACGTGTTGCTGTGACCGGCGCTGCCGGCCAGATCGGCTATGCCCTGCTGTTCCGTATCGCCTCCGGCGAAATGCTGGGCAAGGACCAGCCGGTGATCCTGCAGATGCTCGAGCTGCCGATGGAGAAGGCCCAGGCCGCGCTGAAGGGCGTGATGATGGAACTGGAGGACTGCGCGTTCCCGCTGCTGGCCGGCATGGTCGGCACCGACGACGCCGAAGTGGCGTTCAAGGACGCCGACGTGGCCCTGCTGGTCGGCGCGCGTCCGCGCGGCCCGGGCATGGAGCGCAAGGACCTGCTGCTGGAGAACGCCAAGATCTTCACCGCGCAGGGCGCGGCGCTGAACAAGGTCGCCAGCCGCAACGTCAAGGTGCTGGTGGTCGGCAACCCGGCCAACACCAACGCCTACATCGCGATGAAGTCGGCGCCGGACCTGAACCCGAAGAACTTCACCGCCATGCTGCGCCTGGACCACAACCGCGCGCTGAGCCAGCTGGCCGGCAAGCTCGGCAAGCCGGTCGGCGGCATCGAGAAGCTGGTGGTGTGGGGCAACCACAGCCCGACCATGTATCCGGACTACCGCTTCGCCACCGTCGAGGGCGCGTCCATCGCCGAGGCGATCAACGACCAGGAGTGGAACGCCGGCACCTTCATCCCGACCGTGGGCAAGCGCGGCGCGGCGATCATCGAGGCGCGCGGCTCGTCCTCGGCCGCCTCGGCCGCCAACGCCGCCATCGACCACGTGCGCGACTGGGTGCTGGGCAGCAACGGCAAGTGGGTGACCATGGGCGTGCCGTCCGACGGTTCCTACGGCACCCCGGAAGGGGTGATGTTCGGCTTCGCGGTGACCACCGAGAACGGCGAGTACACCCTGGTCAAGGATCTGCCGATCGACGACTTCAGCCAGAAGTACATCGACAAGACCCTGGCCGAGCTGGAAGAAGAGCGCAGCGGCGTGGCGCACCTGCTGGGCTGA
- a CDS encoding glutaredoxin family protein: MRPLLLCMVLLGIGGGVHTWWRSGQAQTPAALAAGDPRLRTGEDGIVMLAADWCGYCRRQRADFERAQVRYRVLDVEQEDGRLAAAALGREGVPITVIGQHVIDGYDTAALDAHLLPLGYRVY; the protein is encoded by the coding sequence ATGCGTCCCCTTCTGTTGTGCATGGTGCTGCTCGGAATCGGTGGCGGCGTGCATACGTGGTGGCGCAGCGGCCAGGCGCAGACGCCGGCCGCGCTCGCCGCCGGCGATCCGCGGCTGCGCACCGGCGAAGACGGCATCGTCATGCTGGCCGCCGACTGGTGCGGCTACTGCCGCCGGCAACGGGCCGATTTCGAACGCGCCCAGGTCCGCTACCGCGTGCTCGACGTGGAGCAGGAGGACGGCCGCCTGGCCGCCGCCGCGCTGGGCCGCGAAGGCGTGCCGATCACGGTGATCGGCCAGCACGTGATCGACGGCTACGACACCGCCGCCCTGGACGCGCACCTGCTGCCGCTCGGCTACCGCGTCTACTGA
- a CDS encoding peptidylprolyl isomerase, which produces MSLIAHFDTARGPITIELYPDKAPLTVANFVNLAKRGFYDGLSFHRVIADFMIQGGCPEGSGRGGPGYRFEDETSNGVRHERGVLSMANAGPATNGSQFFITHTATPWLDGKHTVFGKVTQGLDVVDSVVQGDAINKITIEGDADAVLAAKADRVAEWNRLLSA; this is translated from the coding sequence ATGTCCCTGATCGCCCATTTCGACACCGCCCGCGGCCCGATCACGATCGAGCTGTATCCCGACAAGGCGCCGCTGACCGTGGCCAACTTCGTGAACCTGGCCAAGCGCGGCTTCTACGACGGGCTCAGCTTCCATCGCGTGATCGCCGACTTCATGATCCAGGGCGGCTGCCCGGAAGGCTCCGGCCGCGGCGGACCGGGCTACCGTTTCGAGGACGAGACCAGCAACGGCGTGCGCCACGAGCGCGGCGTGCTGTCGATGGCCAATGCCGGCCCGGCCACCAACGGCAGCCAGTTCTTCATCACCCACACCGCCACCCCGTGGCTGGACGGCAAGCACACCGTGTTCGGCAAGGTGACCCAGGGCCTGGACGTGGTCGACAGCGTCGTCCAGGGCGATGCGATCAACAAGATCACCATCGAAGGCGACGCTGATGCGGTGCTGGCGGCCAAGGCCGACCGCGTCGCCGAGTGGAACCGCCTGCTCAGCGCCTGA
- the typA gene encoding translational GTPase TypA, which translates to MSIENLRNIAIVAHVDHGKTTLVDCLLKQSGTLSERTVLAERVMDSNDQEKERGITILAKNTAITWQGNRINIVDTPGHADFGGEVERVLSMVDSVLILVDAMDGPMPQTRFVTQKAFAMGFKPIVVVNKIDRPGARPDWVIDQVFDLFDKLGATNEQLDFPIVYASALHGYASLDDSAREGDMTPLYEAIMKHVAPPQVDPDGPFQMRISQLDYNNFVGLIGIGRIQRGKVKKNMPVSIVDREGKKRQGKILQVLGFMGLERVEVEEAEAGDIVAISGVADMSISDTICALDAPEALPALTVDEPTISMTFQVNNSPFAGSKEHSGGKFITSRQIRERLERETLHNVALKVEEGSDPDKFLVSGRGELHLSVLIENMRREGFELAVSRPEVIVKEIDGKLMEPVEQLVVDIEEQHQGGVMEKLGIRKGQLKNMEPDGKGRVRLDYMIPARGLIGFQNEFRTLTQGSGLLFHVFDHYGPKEQGAIAKRQNGVMIANAAGATPAYSLGPLEERGRLFAAEGDNVYEGQLIGIHSKDNDLTVNAIKTKPLTNMRASGKDDAIKLTPAIKYTLEQALDFIEDDELVEVTPKEIRLRKKFLTESDRKRAGRGG; encoded by the coding sequence ATGTCCATCGAAAATCTTCGCAATATCGCCATCGTCGCCCACGTCGATCATGGCAAGACCACCCTCGTCGACTGCCTGCTGAAGCAGTCCGGCACCCTCTCCGAGCGCACGGTGCTGGCCGAGCGCGTGATGGACAGCAACGATCAGGAAAAGGAACGTGGCATCACGATCCTGGCCAAGAACACGGCCATCACCTGGCAGGGCAACCGCATCAACATCGTCGACACCCCCGGACACGCCGACTTCGGCGGCGAAGTGGAGCGCGTTCTGTCGATGGTGGACTCGGTGCTGATCCTGGTCGACGCGATGGACGGGCCGATGCCGCAGACCCGCTTCGTGACCCAGAAGGCCTTCGCGATGGGCTTCAAGCCGATCGTGGTGGTCAACAAGATCGACCGCCCGGGCGCGCGTCCGGACTGGGTGATCGACCAGGTGTTCGACCTGTTCGACAAGCTCGGCGCGACCAACGAGCAGCTCGACTTCCCGATCGTCTACGCCTCGGCGCTGCACGGTTACGCGAGCCTGGACGACAGCGCCCGCGAAGGCGACATGACCCCGCTGTACGAAGCGATCATGAAGCACGTGGCGCCGCCGCAGGTGGATCCGGACGGCCCGTTCCAGATGCGCATCAGCCAGCTGGACTACAACAACTTCGTCGGCCTGATCGGCATCGGGCGCATCCAGCGCGGCAAGGTCAAGAAGAACATGCCGGTCAGCATCGTCGACCGCGAAGGCAAGAAGCGCCAGGGCAAGATCCTGCAGGTGCTGGGCTTCATGGGCCTGGAGCGGGTGGAAGTGGAAGAGGCCGAGGCCGGCGACATCGTCGCCATCTCCGGCGTGGCCGACATGAGCATCTCCGACACCATCTGCGCGCTGGACGCGCCGGAAGCGCTGCCGGCGCTGACCGTGGACGAGCCGACCATCTCGATGACCTTCCAGGTCAACAACTCGCCGTTCGCCGGCAGCAAGGAACACAGCGGCGGCAAGTTCATCACCAGCCGCCAGATCCGCGAGCGCCTGGAGCGCGAGACGCTGCACAACGTCGCGCTGAAGGTCGAGGAAGGGTCCGACCCGGACAAGTTCCTGGTCTCCGGCCGCGGCGAGCTGCACCTGTCCGTGCTGATCGAGAACATGCGCCGCGAAGGCTTCGAGCTGGCGGTGTCGCGCCCGGAAGTCATCGTCAAGGAGATCGACGGCAAGCTGATGGAGCCGGTCGAGCAGCTGGTGGTGGACATCGAAGAGCAGCACCAGGGCGGCGTGATGGAGAAGCTGGGCATCCGCAAGGGCCAGCTGAAGAACATGGAGCCGGACGGCAAGGGCCGCGTGCGCCTGGACTACATGATCCCGGCGCGCGGCCTGATCGGCTTCCAGAACGAGTTCCGCACCCTGACCCAGGGCTCGGGCCTGCTGTTCCACGTGTTCGACCATTACGGTCCGAAGGAACAGGGCGCCATCGCCAAGCGCCAGAACGGCGTGATGATCGCCAATGCCGCCGGCGCCACCCCCGCCTACTCGCTGGGGCCGCTGGAAGAGCGCGGCCGCCTGTTCGCCGCCGAAGGCGACAACGTGTACGAAGGCCAGCTGATCGGCATCCATTCCAAGGACAACGATCTGACCGTCAACGCGATCAAGACCAAGCCGCTGACCAACATGCGCGCTTCGGGCAAGGACGATGCGATCAAGCTGACCCCGGCGATCAAGTACACGCTGGAACAGGCGCTGGACTTCATCGAGGACGACGAGCTGGTCGAAGTCACCCCGAAGGAAATCCGCCTGCGCAAGAAGTTCCTGACCGAAAGCGATCGCAAGCGCGCCGGTCGCGGCGGCTGA
- a CDS encoding DUF2127 domain-containing protein, whose protein sequence is MVSKKAYNPDPHAHPGLHLIALLEAGKGLLAVLAATGLELMGPLPLRAAVGRLIVRFSLDPEHGALPSLLTMINPGAVHLAAAGMLAYGVLHIVEAWGLWRAKAWASMLGCISAAIYLPFDIYAIVRHPGWAAWAVLAINLAVVGILARDLVRRRRRPAR, encoded by the coding sequence GTGGTCAGCAAGAAGGCGTACAACCCGGATCCGCATGCGCATCCGGGCCTGCACCTGATCGCACTGCTGGAGGCCGGCAAGGGCCTGCTCGCGGTGCTCGCGGCCACGGGCCTGGAACTGATGGGCCCGCTGCCGCTGCGCGCGGCGGTGGGCCGGCTGATCGTCCGCTTCAGCCTGGACCCCGAGCACGGCGCGCTGCCGTCGCTGCTCACCATGATCAATCCCGGCGCGGTGCATCTTGCCGCCGCCGGCATGCTCGCCTACGGCGTGCTGCACATCGTCGAAGCCTGGGGCCTGTGGCGCGCCAAGGCCTGGGCGTCGATGCTGGGCTGCATCTCCGCGGCCATCTACCTGCCGTTCGATATCTACGCGATCGTGCGCCATCCCGGCTGGGCCGCGTGGGCGGTCCTGGCGATCAATCTGGCCGTGGTCGGCATCCTGGCCCGCGACCTGGTCCGGCGCCGACGGCGTCCCGCGCGCTGA
- a CDS encoding mechanosensitive ion channel family protein, translating to MDLDWIPWRAYTLPIGAAVVLGFLAWWLLLRIAQRMRGRDYRRARIVRVVSVPMAFLLPMLMLSFALESTPLDERALTDLQRLLHIGIIGCVTWLLVRGVAALEAAILRSYPIEVADNLAARRIQTQTRVLTRVAMGTIVLLGVSVVLLTFPAVRQIGTTLLASAGIIGLVAGIAAKPVFGNLIAGLQIALTQPIRLDDVVIVEGEWGRIEEIGSSYVVVRIWDERRMVVPLTWFIENPFQNWTRSSADLLGTAFLWLDYRTPMPQLRAELERICKSEPLWDGRVCVTQVTETSESTIQVRLLVSARNSGDAFDLRCIVRERMIDFLTREHPYALPKLRAEISSDAAGARRPPSTASDSAAMRSPGAEDGAPAATVLQGPDAPRPDTA from the coding sequence CTGGATCTCGACTGGATCCCGTGGCGCGCTTACACGCTGCCGATCGGCGCCGCGGTAGTGCTCGGCTTCCTCGCCTGGTGGCTGTTGTTGCGCATCGCGCAGCGCATGCGCGGGCGCGACTACCGGCGCGCGCGCATCGTCCGCGTGGTCAGCGTGCCGATGGCCTTCCTGCTGCCGATGCTGATGCTCAGCTTCGCACTGGAATCCACGCCGCTGGACGAGCGCGCGTTGACCGACCTGCAGCGTCTGCTGCACATCGGCATCATCGGTTGCGTGACCTGGCTGTTGGTCCGCGGCGTCGCCGCGCTGGAAGCGGCGATCCTGCGCAGCTATCCGATCGAAGTGGCCGACAACCTCGCCGCGCGGCGCATCCAGACCCAGACCCGGGTGCTGACGCGGGTGGCGATGGGCACGATCGTCCTGCTCGGCGTTTCGGTCGTGCTGCTCACCTTCCCCGCGGTGCGGCAGATCGGCACCACGCTGCTGGCCTCGGCCGGCATCATCGGCCTGGTCGCCGGCATCGCCGCCAAGCCGGTGTTCGGCAACCTGATCGCCGGCCTGCAGATCGCCCTGACCCAGCCGATCCGGCTCGACGACGTGGTCATCGTCGAAGGCGAGTGGGGCCGCATCGAGGAGATCGGCAGTTCCTACGTGGTGGTGCGGATCTGGGACGAGCGGCGCATGGTGGTGCCGTTGACCTGGTTCATCGAAAATCCGTTCCAGAACTGGACGCGCAGCAGCGCCGACTTGCTCGGCACGGCGTTCCTGTGGCTGGATTACCGCACGCCGATGCCGCAGTTGCGCGCCGAACTGGAGCGGATCTGCAAGAGCGAGCCGCTGTGGGATGGCCGGGTCTGCGTGACCCAGGTGACCGAGACCAGCGAGAGCACGATCCAGGTGCGCCTGCTGGTCAGCGCGCGCAACTCCGGCGATGCGTTCGACCTGCGCTGCATCGTGCGCGAACGGATGATCGATTTCCTGACCCGCGAACATCCGTATGCCTTGCCGAAGCTGCGCGCGGAAATTTCCTCCGATGCCGCGGGTGCGCGACGGCCGCCGTCGACGGCCAGCGATTCGGCGGCGATGCGTTCGCCCGGCGCCGAGGATGGCGCGCCGGCGGCGACAGTGCTGCAGGGTCCGGACGCGCCGAGGCCGGATACGGCATAG
- a CDS encoding 3-deoxy-7-phosphoheptulonate synthase class II encodes MNLSVPAAPPESASPSWAPASWRGKPALQMPLYPDAQALEATLGELRHLPPLVTSWEIFALKKQLAEAQEGKRFLLQGGDCAENFSDCESGTISNRLKVLLQMSLVLVHGLRLPVVRVGRYAGQYAKPRSADTETRDGVTLPSYRGDVVNGPEFTAQARVPDPRRMITAHSRSAMTMNFVRALIDGGFADLHHPEYWNLSWVGYSPLAEDYQKMVSSIGDAVRFMETLSGAQLYNLNRVDFYTSHEALLLPYEEALTREVPRQWGWFNLSTHYPWIGMRTAALDGAHVEYFRGIRNPIAIKVGPSAQPDQLLRLIDVLNPEDEPGRLTFIHRMGAAQIAQQLPPLLDAVKRDGRRVLWVCDAMHGNTESTSNGYKTRRYDNVLGEVEQSFDIHAAAGTRLGGVHLELTGEDVTECTGGARELTERDLERAYRSSVDPRLNYEQSLEIALAIVRKQNGRSVPLSTD; translated from the coding sequence ATGAACCTGTCCGTCCCCGCCGCCCCGCCCGAATCCGCTTCGCCGTCCTGGGCGCCCGCAAGCTGGCGCGGCAAACCCGCGCTGCAGATGCCGCTGTATCCGGACGCGCAGGCGCTGGAGGCGACGCTGGGCGAATTGCGCCACCTGCCGCCGCTGGTCACTTCGTGGGAGATCTTCGCGCTGAAGAAGCAGCTGGCCGAGGCGCAGGAAGGCAAGCGTTTCCTGCTGCAGGGCGGCGATTGCGCGGAGAACTTCAGCGATTGCGAGTCCGGCACGATCTCCAACCGGCTCAAGGTACTGCTGCAGATGAGCCTGGTGCTGGTGCACGGCCTGCGCCTGCCGGTGGTGCGGGTCGGCCGCTATGCCGGCCAGTACGCCAAGCCGCGCTCGGCCGATACCGAGACCCGCGACGGGGTGACCCTGCCCAGCTACCGCGGCGACGTGGTCAACGGCCCGGAGTTCACCGCGCAGGCGCGCGTGCCCGATCCGCGGCGGATGATCACCGCGCACTCGCGTTCGGCGATGACGATGAACTTCGTGCGCGCGCTGATCGATGGCGGCTTCGCCGACCTGCACCATCCCGAGTACTGGAACCTGAGCTGGGTCGGCTACTCGCCGCTGGCCGAGGACTACCAGAAGATGGTGTCCTCGATCGGCGACGCGGTGCGCTTCATGGAGACCCTGTCCGGCGCGCAGCTGTACAACCTCAACCGGGTCGATTTCTACACCTCGCACGAAGCGCTGCTGCTGCCGTACGAGGAAGCGCTGACCCGCGAGGTGCCGCGGCAGTGGGGCTGGTTCAACCTGAGCACGCATTACCCGTGGATCGGCATGCGCACCGCCGCGCTGGACGGCGCGCATGTGGAATATTTCCGCGGCATCCGCAATCCGATCGCGATCAAGGTCGGGCCGTCGGCGCAGCCGGACCAGTTGCTGCGCCTGATCGACGTGCTCAATCCCGAGGACGAACCGGGCCGGCTGACCTTCATCCATCGCATGGGCGCGGCGCAGATCGCGCAGCAGCTGCCGCCGCTGCTGGACGCGGTGAAACGCGACGGCCGCCGCGTGCTGTGGGTGTGCGATGCGATGCACGGCAATACCGAAAGCACCAGCAACGGCTACAAGACCCGGCGCTACGACAACGTGCTGGGCGAGGTGGAGCAGTCGTTCGACATCCATGCCGCGGCCGGCACGCGGCTGGGCGGCGTGCACCTGGAGCTGACCGGCGAGGACGTCACCGAATGCACCGGCGGCGCGCGCGAGCTGACCGAGCGCGACCTGGAGCGGGCGTATCGTTCCAGCGTGGATCCGCGCCTGAACTACGAGCAATCGCTGGAGATCGCGCTGGCGATCGTGCGCAAGCAGAACGGGCGCAGCGTGCCGTTGAGCACGGACTGA